ATTTCAAGCTGCGTTGATGTCATCGCACGGCTTAGGACACATTTCTATCTGCTCAATTGTTTATGGCTTTTCCGTGGTGTGAACGTCGCAATACTCATTGCAAATGTTTTGTATCCTTAGAGCATGGCGATGCATGTTTTGCTGAGCTGAGTCTTTCTTTGAGTAATCATCACCAGCTGGCCGACCTTTTTCTTACTTAAAAGTGCAAATAGTCACTAGTTTCCGTCGGTTTATGTATACTGCGGAATCTACTTAACCTTGCCCAAGGTCTTTTCTAATTATCCATTGCAGTTTGCACTTTACTCTCgtatatgttctttttttgctGTACCACCTTTCGAATTTGTTGACCCTCACTCCATAACATAAGAATTACGGCCCGAGTGCTTACTGTTTAGGGATATCGAATAAGGAAACTTCACTCAACTAATAACACGGAAAATCTCTTTGTTAAATTCACTTTGCGGCAAATTACGACATCCCACAGGGAACAACCGGCCAATTACGACATCCCACAGGGAACAACCGGCCCGACTTGGTCTCCAGATTGACACAACTGATGCGACTTTCCTTTTACGTAAACAACGTTACTTCCAGCTTGCAAATTGCACAAGCATTAAACCGAACTATAACTTATCTGTGCCAACAAACTACGGAAAGATAAAATGGGGAACCAATATGATGTGGCGCCATTTGTTTGATGAACAATTAGGTCAACGATGAAGCTGCCGTGGTGCATGGTGCCTGCCTAGGTTGGAAGAGGAACTGCGGTATGCAGCTTTTATGCAATCTGCAGCACTTTCTGCATGCTGAAATCTGATGTTGGCATCCAAAATCACTGAGCTGATGCTACGTATGATCTTTGCCAAATCGAGAAGTAAGAACCTCAGCTTCAGTATCCTTATGGGTTCTGCAGATAAAAATCACCTTTTATGTTAAGAAACGCCTCCGTTGGGAGTAGAACCCCTCAAAGCGAGATCCTCATCCTCGTACTCTGCTTCGTCCTCATCATAATCAGCCGACTCAGGCTGGCCATTTAGATCCACATTTACACCATTTACCTTCCTCACAAATTGGCCCCGCACTCGGGGCCTCCTTTCAGCAAGCCGTTTCCTGTTAACATACCTGATCTTCTTGTCAAAGCAacgctctttccttttctgcCTAAACTTGATTAGGGCTGCCTCTCGCCTATCTACTTTATTAGTTTTTGCTTCAGATATCGATGAACTTCCAAATGATGGCCATGCATGAGCTGAAGTCATCTGACCTTGTTGTAAGCATAAGCCAACGGGGTAATAGGGAAACGACGCCATCCCATTCACATGGGTGGGACACTGAGGAAGATGACTGTAATGGGGTAACATGGCTGAAGTGGCATGGTTTTGCAGGTCATGCAGATTATTCTGGTAAACCTGTGCTGATGAATGCGCCATAACTGGATTAACTACTCCGGGCACATAGTATGGATATGTGCTCTTCGCAGGCAATCCTGGAAGGTCAATGCAAGGCTTGTTTATTGCATGCATAGGCATCTGAGGCACCCGTTTTTCCATGAAGTTCCTTTGTTGAGGAAAGTCAGCTGACCCTGGCGGAGTACAGGACCGCTCCAAAGACAGAGAATCTGGAACACTACTCCCACTTGGAAAGTCATCTCCCAGGGAAGATTTCTCCCAGGCCTCTCCATTTTCATGTACTTGAGGATCATAAACCGCCTGCTCATCCTCTGCTTGATCCGTCACTTCCATCTGACAACTTACAGAAGCACAACCATCAAGTTGTCCAGCTGTTGAACGGGTGTTCTTGACAATTGTCGATTTGACATATGTAAAGAAGGCTGAGGACTCTCCGACTTTTAGTTCACTCTTCTTAGGACCAGAAGAACATTGTCCTGCCCAACAACGAATTTCAGGATGAAGGACATAGTAATAGTGATAGTCATAGTAATAAACAAAGGGAGCACTAATTCTTCATGCTACTTATGAGAATATATCATGAGGAATGCATAAAATGTGCTGCAAATGATGGAATGCACATAACAGCACCCAGGATGAGAGACTACAAATGCTACAActaattaaaatacaaattcaaGCATGCTCACCAGTCCGACGATCACTGATTCCTGGCACATCAGGGCGACAATCCACTGCACCATTAAGTGGGGGCTCAGCAACAGCAGCAGACTGAAAAATATGAAGCCAAAAGTAGCATAAGTGTTAACTAGTCTATAACAAGTTTTGGGATACAGGCAATGGATTCACAAGTTGCCTATAATTCAGCAGAATGAAAAGATTAATCAATTTCTTCATAGATTTTTCCATCCCAGCAACCTTATTGAGATAAACCAAATTTCATACAATAGAATAGATCCTTCAGAAATCCCACTTCCTCATTAATTTTGCCCTGGGAGCAACCTTATTCCAGTCCATGTATGTACGACCTTAATAGCCCATATTTGTACTACCTTAATAGCTTCTTCATTAAAGCCACCAATCGCACCACCTGCCTCTTTAAATGAAACAACCGTATCTCAAGTTTGTCAAGTCTCAGGCACACAGAATGCCCACAGCTCCatggaaaagagcaaatcaTGTATTTCACCACAACCACGGCCTGTCCCTGTAAGTGGAACAAAGAACCTCAATACTTTATGTAATACTCACCTGGTCTTCATGAGTTGCAGACAGCCCAATCTCGGGACTGGCACTCTTCTGGGACTTATCATCAGTATCATCAGAAAGCAAAGTAGTACTATTCGTGTTAGCATCACTAGGGTCGGAACCAATCAGATCAAAGTCATAGCTCAACAGGTTCTTCTCTACCAGTCCGAGCTGCCAGAAAAGAATGtgaaggaaaacataaaaaccGCTGCTTTGCAGATGCACAAGCTCACTATAATTGTAATTGGAAAATTCCAAAGCAAAAGCACTCATTAAAATTGTAAAAGACCAGAGAGTGGCATAGCCAGGAAAAGGTGTCCCAAAGGATCGGTGGGACACTGACATTTAAAAATGTTAAGACCATGTCAAGTGTAATATGTTACTCAAATTACGAGGTACTCAAGAAACTTCTTCGATCATGATCTAAAATAGCTCATACAAACTTCAAAAACATGCATCTGAATAGTGTCGTTGTTTGGATTACTTCACTACGCCACTCCCACTTGAAATAGCAAATAATTCTTTGACATAACTATGGAAAGGAAAATAGTATGGTCACACAAAACTGACCATGCGTCGCCTTCTCCACATGTGTGTCCACAAGTTTAACAACTCATTGGTCCGCAAGGGCTTCACAAGATAGTCCGCTGCTCCCAATCTCAAGCATTTGACAACAATTGAGACCTCATCCTGTGCTGACATCACTTATTgaagccaaaaagaaagaatagaatgaTTAGGATTGATAGTATTGGATCTACATCTGTCAAAAATTTGGAAGCAACTAATGCATATATTTTAATTAGGGACTCTTCCTCCAAAAACCCTCATCCATCTAAAGAAGACCAATAACATCATCCAGGAAGATTGACAATCAAGAGTATTGGCCATGTCTGTTTATTCAGATAGAAGCCACATATTAGCAGCATCGGATGCATGAAAACCAATCCACAAGTGCTGGCGAAAACAACTAGTTTCCAAATGATTCTGATATTAAAATGCATTCAATGAAGGTTAAAACTAGATGTTTCTATTTGCTCAAACCTAGGAAGATGAGGAGGGAAGTGTTTCAACCAAGTAACGTTGGCAGCCAATGGACGATGATGAACTTACTGATGACAGGAATCCGCCTCAATTCTTTATCTCTTGTAATATATTTCAACATCTTCATGCCTTTGTTCATGGGTATGTCAACTTCAGCTAGAATAATGTCTATATCAGGCCCTTCAGCATTTAGAGCATCAATGACCTGTCTAGCGGATCTTACAGAAGTCACTGCAAAACAAATGCAAACAAAAATGGGCCTCAATTACAAATAAGGGATCTACCAAAAGCCTAGTATAGCACATATTTAGAAACTCACCtactttaaaaatgaaaaagctaGCACGTTACTAGCCacagagatggagagagagagagagagagaggtgacaaATATCTCTTCCCCTTCAAAAGTACAACCAGCACCCCATTCCAAGTCCAACAGAGTGGAAATGAGATGAAGTCTAATCAAAGAAGATATTAGTTGAATTTAAGCAATACAGCATCAAACAGAAGACCACTAACTATTAATGGTCTCTAGCTTTTTCTGTTTGACAACTGTCAAGCTAATTAATTAGTGACCAAGCATTTGTACATTAAATAGCGGAGAAAACTAAATGACTATAAGTTATAGCTTTTCATCCTCTCACAAATCAATTTTACTACATCATAATCGTAGTTTCTCTAGTTGGGAGTTCCTGTCATGTCCCCTGACAACAAAACTGGGCATCGCTACCATTTCATTCTCCATAAGCACTACACTCCATATTTAAACTTTCTGACTGGTCTCTATCCTGGTTCATTCAAACTTTGTAAATTTGGTAGACGTGATGTCTTACTTTGTTCTTTGTAGCACAATTTATAAGCATTCTCCTCAAATTAGATCATGGCCCGAGAAGTACATAATACGGTGAATGAAAAAGCTATGAATTTCGAAGCTACTTTGTTACCACAACCTCTAAAACCACTTctccatgaaaataaaaaagttgaaaatacaGCAAGCAATCACAAGTGCTGAGCATTTCTCCTCAACCAAGAGACCAAAATTACGGCCTTAAAGAGAGCACCAAAGCCaatgcaaaaaacaaaaaatgctactaaaatgacaaaaagaaaataacagctATACCCTGATAAGAGCATTTCGAAAGAAGCGTGAGAACCTCTTCCGAACTCTCCGTGTCGTTATCGCACAACAAGATCCTCACTTTGCTCCTATCAATGAATCCTTCCCCACCACTCTTATTAGCAATATTCCCAACACTTCCCCCagcaccgccgccaccgccaccgccgccgccaacaCAGGAACCATCACCAATCTctttgttcaaattcaattcCAAACAATCCATGGCTTCAACTAAGAGGCTTTCTCTCTAACCCAATGAAAGCCTCCAAAAAAAGCTTTCCTGTTTTACTATTTTTTCAGTTGGAAAAATGAAGCGAAAAAACCTCGCGCGATACTAAAGAACTTCCATGGAAACTCTCCTCTTCACAGTCCCAACCAAAACTAAACTTAGGGTTACAGTTTCAAATTCCCTCGTTCGCGTAACATCTCCCATGGATCTATTCACAGAGAATCACTCGCGAACATGCTAAAACCTAACATCTACCGTCAACTCATTTACATCAGTAAACAAAAGACAACATAAAAAATCCATGACACCATCCAAAAAGCAGCTCTGAACAGCTCAACAGCGATTCACGAGCGCACGTTCCGAAACAAAATCAAAGCTAGAGACAAACTTCGAGCAAAACTCAGCGACTCAATCCGAAGTTTCAGAGATCGAAGATCGAGGCGAAACAACGATCGCCGGGGAGTCCCGGCGCAAGTTAGCGCGGCGGCGGAGAGAGGTTTGGGTTTCTGCGAGGAGACACCCAacgaagagagaaagagagagagagagagagagagactatctCCGCGGATATCTCTCTCACACGAAAAAAGCGTCCATTTGTTGACTAGAAAAAGATAGCTGCTGGTGGGGGCTAAAGTGCGCCCGGAACGGGAGGCGACAagggccgtcggatcggagccAGAGGGAGACGAAAGCGGAGGGCGGGGATCGAGTTGAAAGGCGTGGTGCGCAGTGACCACGGGGGAGCAAGATAGAGGAAGGGGTGACGTGGAGGGTGGAGGGTGGacaggacaaagaaaaaagcGAGGCCAGCAAAAGAGATAGTTCGGTAGAGACGAGGAAGCGGCCACGTCACCCACTTGTAAGATCTCTCGGACAGGAAAGCAACCGCGACCagttcttttccattttccatttttttttaatcaagaaaaattggtgtGGGTCCTTGTCGacccaaattaaaaaataaataataaaataaaataaaatagcaaCATAACGTCGAAAATTTGCCAAATTGGAGATAAATATATAATGAACGGGGAGCGAACAATCCGTCGCTGTTCGAAAATGGAAAGTTCGAGAGGCGACGAAATCCCGCAGTCCACGTGGCGCCTCCGGCATTCGTCGTTGCTTTTCGCAGAAACATGCATACCCATGTTTATGAATGTGTATATCACGAGCACGGGCTCAACGCAATTGGGAAAGACAGCTCCATCAGCGCCAAACTCAGTTTTGTTACACAAGCTCTTATTGATACACTGGATGGGACAACCTTGGAAAATGCTCTCGAAAACGTTAACCGGATCGGGAAGTGCGAGTTTCGAGTGTAATCGTGTTCGTACAACTTACATGACTTACATAATCGATAGCGTGTTATCCTTCTATACCCCTTCAGTTCTCTGCAGAAGACCAACCAAGTGGATTGGTCGTGTAGCCGCTCCCGCCTGAAGCCCGACAATCTCGAGAGCTTAAAAGAAAGGGAATAGGAAGATGTTTAAGCGCATCTACATACATTATACAGAGGAAGCACCCATCATAGGCTGCATCATGATTGCCGTTCGAGACGCTGCCAGCAAATATTTGCGTTGTTGACTAAGGGGCTGTTTAGTATTACATGAGGGAGTGATTTGCAAAGCCTCCTTGTGTCTCCAGGGAGAGAACATAGACACCACCTATATCTTCGCCTAAGAAGAAAACAGAACACCCCAAGGACAGAATTTCGGTTGTCTTGTTTACCTGCCCAAACAAAGCACTGCTGAAGGTAGAAAAAATTCCTGTATGCACAGGTTAAAAAGCCATTTTGACACCAGCTTTTAGACTGGAACGAAACAAAAAGGGAGACAGTCACGGAAATTACAAAGTAACTTGCAAGGGAACATGAAAGGCGCTGAGTTGCATCAACGCTAGATAGATAATGTTTAAACAAAGTTAAAGGGCGAGTCGAGATCATGCACGCTCGCATCTGTCAATGCccaatagacaaaaaaaagtgacaAAACAGTGATATTAAGGGAAAATATGTCCAGTCAAAGAACTAACACAAACATTTTATTTGAATTCAATAAGATATTTCAACATCGTCCTAAGATCTGACGATTGGCAAAGAATTAGTCAGACGACAGACACTACTTCAGCAGTTAGGATTAGTCTGAACTATACAATTTGTGAAGCAGACAAAACCCCTGCTCATAAGTTAAACATTCATCTATCAGTATAGATCTAGATCAGTTCGAGTGAATAAACAACTTCTTTGCCACTAGCCGGATGCCAGCATTCTGTTGATAGTCGTAGTGATCCAAAGAGAAGCAAGCATCCACTAAGGTTCCAGTACTGAGCAAGGGCTTGATCTCAGCAGCATTACACTGACTAAAAATGAGTTTCTCTGCACTGCCGGAAGATTCTTTTCGGTATATCTCGGTCTCGTATCTTGGGACATCTGCATTAACAGTTGGAATTCTGTGggcagagagagaaattaacTTAGTCCTCAATAAGAATTTTAACAGCCTCAACTAATATTGCAGATGCATATGTTTCATATGTCTCCAATGCATTAACACATCTAAGTAGGGGTGGATCGATTCCAAATGAAAACTTGGAATCTACACAGTACAGGCTGATTGTGGTTATTTGGAACCAGGACTCTTTGGAAACAGCCCAGGACCTAACCAGCCATTTTGCCCTGGAACAAGTCTCGGCTTGGGTAGACCGATTGTAAAACAGGCCATCCAGAGACTTAACTCAGGGACTGAACTGGCCTTGGCCAGTTCTCAAGTTTTTTACTCATGAACCTACCCGGTTCACCTAAGACCGGCCGGTTCACAGGTTGAACCAGGACTAGTGCTTGTCCCTATTTCCAAGGACACTCACACCTATGTGAGTataagagagaggagaaatagaTCGAAAGCCCCCTCTTCTCATCAACCCCACCACCCCCCAAAACCCAAGGCTCTTGGAAAAAGATCCGACAAACCCAAAACAACCAAATAAACTTGCatggattttgtaattttatcaagGACTATGTCCTCAGCACTAAAAGAATTTGACAGTTACTGAAGCTTGTGACAATCCAAGGGAAGGATAGCAAAAGTAGAGAACTTACTGCAGTCTTATAGTCGGAGAGTTGACGAAGCCATTTTTCCTACTCACGATGGACCTCCACTCAGAGCTGCTACCAGAATCAATAGATAGCTTCTGTGCAATTCTATCACAGGCATCAAGCACCTGACATAAGGTTGGAGACGCATCCACCACAAAACTAAATTTTGGCAGACCAGCATGATTGTGGTACTTGTCATTAACACCAAACCGCACTCTCAAATTATTGCAGCAAAGCTGCAAAATTGCACCTTTATGCGAAAGCTGTATTTTTTGACTACCCCTATAGAAAGGGATGAAGTATGCACAAATAGAAGGGATGGATACTTCTTCAGGCTCTAAGAACCCGGCGTAGCCACTGCAACCCTCAGATGCAGCTACTGGTGAGGAAACAGATATGTCAGAATTCTGGTTATCAGGTTGTTCTTCCATAGCAACATCTGATAGAAGGTGATCTGCTCTTAAATCAATGCTCAGGGAATCCATTCTAAAAGCATCTGCCTGAACTGTATCAGGCTCGACCACCTCATCTGCATTGGTAGTCAGTAGAGAGAATATCGGGTGGGCTTCCCCCACTCTTTGATTTGCAGGGGAGAGTATTCGATCCTCTTCGATCTTTTGACCAGGTGTGGAGGAACTTACGGAGCTTTCTccatttgataattttccattACTACGACTTCTTGTGGTAGCATTAGGGGAAATCCAACTGTTTGTTGTGAATATGTCTGGGAGACTTGATTCCTGCAGATATTGAGATTTCAGTCAGTGCCACAACCAATGAAAAAGTATACAAATAAATATGCTTATCACTCATGCCAACCGCCAGATCAAAGACAAATCTGTATCTTTCATGAGGGGCGATAACAATTAGCCCTTGACCCGTTTCAGAGAATGACAAGTCTAGAGTGGCAGGTGCCTATGCATTGACAGAGGCAACGGTGACAAAATATTATGTGCAGAAAAAAAGGATt
The genomic region above belongs to Rhodamnia argentea isolate NSW1041297 chromosome 6, ASM2092103v1, whole genome shotgun sequence and contains:
- the LOC115743815 gene encoding two-component response regulator-like APRR1, yielding MDCLELNLNKEIGDGSCVGGGGGGGGGAGGSVGNIANKSGGEGFIDRSKVRILLCDNDTESSEEVLTLLSKCSYQVTSVRSARQVIDALNAEGPDIDIILAEVDIPMNKGMKMLKYITRDKELRRIPVIMMSAQDEVSIVVKCLRLGAADYLVKPLRTNELLNLWTHMWRRRRMLGLVEKNLLSYDFDLIGSDPSDANTNSTTLLSDDTDDKSQKSASPEIGLSATHEDQSAAVAEPPLNGAVDCRPDVPGISDRRTGQCSSGPKKSELKVGESSAFFTYVKSTIVKNTRSTAGQLDGCASVSCQMEVTDQAEDEQAVYDPQVHENGEAWEKSSLGDDFPSGSSVPDSLSLERSCTPPGSADFPQQRNFMEKRVPQMPMHAINKPCIDLPGLPAKSTYPYYVPGVVNPVMAHSSAQVYQNNLHDLQNHATSAMLPHYSHLPQCPTHVNGMASFPYYPVGLCLQQGQMTSAHAWPSFGSSSISEAKTNKVDRREAALIKFRQKRKERCFDKKIRYVNRKRLAERRPRVRGQFVRKVNGVNVDLNGQPESADYDEDEAEYEDEDLALRGSTPNGGVS
- the LOC115743842 gene encoding protein NEN1-like — protein: MSPTADDARSEIAFFDVETTVPTRSGQRFAILEFGSILVCPRKLVELDNYSTLVQPSDLSLISSLSVRCNGISHDAVLSAPTFAEIADKVYDILHGRIWAGHNILKFDCARIREAFAEIGRPAPEPKGTIDSLALLTKKFGRRAGDMKMATLATYFGLGQQTHRSLDDVRMNLEVVKYCATVLFLESSLPDIFTTNSWISPNATTRSRSNGKLSNGESSVSSSTPGQKIEEDRILSPANQRVGEAHPIFSLLTTNADEVVEPDTVQADAFRMDSLSIDLRADHLLSDVAMEEQPDNQNSDISVSSPVAASEGCSGYAGFLEPEEVSIPSICAYFIPFYRGSQKIQLSHKGAILQLCCNNLRVRFGVNDKYHNHAGLPKFSFVVDASPTLCQVLDACDRIAQKLSIDSGSSSEWRSIVSRKNGFVNSPTIRLQIPTVNADVPRYETEIYRKESSGSAEKLIFSQCNAAEIKPLLSTGTLVDACFSLDHYDYQQNAGIRLVAKKLFIHSN